The following are from one region of the Streptomyces fradiae genome:
- a CDS encoding TfoX/Sxy family protein, with protein sequence MAFDEGLAERIRAHLGVDSAVTEKRMFGGLAFLHAGNMTVGVIGDDLMVRVGPEATDAALARPGARIFDFTGRPMRGWVVVDASVLTEDEDLAEWVDRGHAFAAGLPPK encoded by the coding sequence ATGGCATTCGACGAGGGACTGGCGGAACGGATCCGGGCCCACCTGGGCGTGGACTCCGCCGTCACGGAGAAGCGGATGTTCGGCGGCCTGGCCTTCCTGCACGCCGGCAACATGACTGTGGGTGTCATCGGCGACGACCTGATGGTCCGCGTCGGCCCCGAGGCCACCGACGCCGCCCTCGCGCGCCCCGGGGCAAGGATCTTCGACTTCACCGGCCGCCCCATGCGTGGCTGGGTCGTTGTCGACGCCTCCGTCCTCACCGAAGACGAGGACCTCGCCGAATGGGTCGACCGAGGCCACGCGTTCGCCGCGGGTCTGCCGCCCAAGTGA
- a CDS encoding radical SAM protein yields the protein MTQAPAPRRKVDRDEVFVEFTKSICPLCKTPVDAQVNIREDKVYLRKRCREHGEFEALVYGDAEEYLSSARFNKPGTIPLTFQTEVKDGCPLDCGLCPEHKQHACLGIIEVNTACNLDCPICFADSGHQPDGYSITHEQCERMLDAFVASEGEAEVVMFSGGEPTIHKHILDFIDLAQNRPIRNVTLNTNGIRLATDKDFVAELGKRNQLPGRSVNIYLQFDGFEERTHLEIRGRDLRTFKQQALDNCAEHGLTVTLVAAVERGLNEHELGAIIEYGIDHPAVRSVAFQPVTHSGRHVEFDPLNRLTNPDVIRLINEQRPGWFQQGDFFPVPCCFPTCRSITYLLVDGEPGDRTVVPIPRLLNVEDYLDYVTNRVMPDAGIREALEKLWSASAFMGTETTEEKLRATADALDCADTCGIDLPEAVKQLNDKAFMIVVQDFQDPYTLNVKQLMKCCVEEITPDGRLIPFCAYNSVGYREQVRAEMSGVPVAPVAPNALPLAGRLAPTPYGSKTAKEVHDGQ from the coding sequence ATGACCCAGGCACCGGCACCCCGGCGCAAGGTGGACCGGGACGAGGTGTTCGTTGAGTTCACCAAGTCAATCTGCCCGCTGTGCAAGACGCCTGTCGACGCGCAGGTCAACATCCGCGAGGACAAGGTCTACCTCCGCAAGCGCTGTCGCGAGCACGGCGAGTTCGAGGCGCTGGTGTACGGGGACGCCGAGGAGTACCTGTCCTCGGCCCGCTTCAACAAGCCCGGCACCATCCCGCTCACCTTCCAGACCGAGGTGAAGGACGGCTGTCCGCTCGACTGCGGCCTGTGCCCGGAGCACAAGCAGCACGCCTGCCTCGGCATCATCGAGGTCAACACGGCCTGCAACCTGGACTGTCCGATCTGCTTCGCCGACTCCGGCCACCAGCCGGACGGATACTCGATCACCCACGAGCAGTGCGAGCGGATGCTCGATGCCTTCGTGGCCTCCGAGGGTGAGGCGGAGGTGGTGATGTTCTCGGGCGGCGAGCCGACGATCCACAAGCACATCCTCGACTTCATCGACCTCGCCCAGAACCGGCCGATCAGAAACGTCACCCTCAACACCAACGGCATCCGTCTCGCCACCGACAAGGACTTCGTCGCCGAACTCGGCAAGCGCAATCAGCTCCCCGGCAGGTCGGTGAACATCTACCTCCAGTTCGACGGCTTCGAAGAACGCACCCACCTGGAGATCCGGGGCCGGGACCTGCGTACGTTCAAGCAGCAGGCCCTGGACAACTGCGCCGAGCACGGGCTGACGGTCACCCTGGTCGCCGCCGTCGAGCGGGGCCTCAACGAGCACGAACTCGGCGCGATCATCGAGTACGGCATCGATCACCCGGCCGTACGCTCGGTAGCCTTCCAGCCGGTCACCCACTCCGGCCGGCACGTGGAGTTCGACCCGCTGAACCGGCTCACCAACCCCGACGTCATCCGGCTCATCAACGAACAGCGGCCCGGCTGGTTCCAGCAGGGCGACTTCTTCCCCGTCCCGTGCTGCTTCCCCACCTGCCGCTCCATCACCTACCTGCTGGTCGACGGCGAACCGGGCGACCGCACCGTCGTGCCCATCCCCCGGCTGCTGAACGTCGAGGACTACCTCGACTACGTCACCAACCGCGTCATGCCCGACGCCGGCATCCGAGAGGCTCTGGAGAAGCTCTGGTCCGCCTCCGCGTTCATGGGGACGGAGACCACCGAGGAGAAGCTACGGGCGACGGCCGATGCCCTGGACTGCGCCGACACGTGCGGCATCGACCTGCCCGAAGCCGTGAAACAGCTGAACGACAAGGCGTTCATGATCGTCGTACAGGACTTCCAGGACCCCTACACCCTCAACGTCAAGCAGCTTATGAAGTGCTGCGTCGAGGAGATCACCCCCGACGGACGCCTCATCCCCTTCTGCGCCTACAACTCCGTCGGCTACCGCGAACAGGTCCGGGCCGAGATGTCCGGCGTCCCCGTAGCCCCGGTCGCCCCCAACGCCCTGCCGCTCGCCGGCCGGCTCGCCCCGACACCGTACGGCTCCAAGACCGCCAAGGAAGTCCACGATGGACAGTGA
- a CDS encoding SRPBCC family protein: protein MGMDVTAERLIPLPPERVAAYAMDWRHDAEWTQGIRVAELTREAEGGGFGVGAEVTRTAYFLGRRIDYVLRVAAHEPPRLLDMVSVAGPMPMHVTYTFDPDPGGGTLARIRVRGDASGLYGLAAPLMARKVRSSLVKDLRDLELRLGKPQG, encoded by the coding sequence ATGGGCATGGACGTGACCGCGGAGCGGCTGATCCCGCTGCCTCCTGAGCGGGTGGCCGCCTACGCGATGGACTGGCGTCACGACGCGGAGTGGACCCAGGGCATCCGTGTGGCGGAGCTGACGCGAGAGGCCGAAGGTGGCGGCTTCGGGGTCGGTGCCGAGGTGACCCGTACCGCGTACTTCCTGGGCAGGCGGATCGACTATGTGCTGCGCGTCGCCGCCCACGAACCGCCGCGGCTCCTTGACATGGTCTCCGTCGCCGGGCCGATGCCCATGCATGTGACCTACACATTCGACCCGGACCCGGGCGGCGGCACGCTCGCCCGGATCCGCGTACGGGGTGACGCGTCCGGCCTGTACGGTCTTGCCGCGCCGCTCATGGCGCGCAAGGTGCGATCATCACTGGTCAAGGACCTGCGGGACCTGGAGCTGCGGCTGGGCAAGCCGCAGGGCTGA
- a CDS encoding SRPBCC family protein: MAWTGALAAAAVAGAGAAAGYVGLVTGAVPLDLGVGRRTRRLGPQTLDVAAPREVVFDVVAQPYLDRTTRAMREKVRVLERGSDMVLAAHRTPVAGGRLTATTVETVRFTRPARVDFRLVRGPVPSVTESFVLTERESGTRLVYEGELATDLWRAGQWWGGLVAPRWEATVAASLATIGQEAERRARAA, translated from the coding sequence ATGGCGTGGACGGGTGCTCTGGCGGCGGCCGCGGTGGCGGGTGCGGGCGCCGCGGCCGGGTATGTGGGGCTGGTGACCGGGGCCGTGCCCCTGGACCTGGGGGTCGGCCGGCGCACCCGGAGGCTGGGACCGCAGACCCTCGACGTCGCAGCGCCTCGCGAGGTGGTGTTCGACGTCGTCGCCCAGCCGTACCTGGACAGGACCACACGGGCGATGCGCGAGAAGGTCCGGGTCCTTGAGCGTGGCTCCGACATGGTGCTCGCCGCTCATCGCACACCGGTCGCCGGTGGGCGGCTGACGGCGACGACGGTGGAGACGGTGCGGTTCACCCGCCCGGCGCGGGTCGACTTCCGTCTCGTGCGCGGGCCGGTGCCCTCCGTCACCGAGTCGTTCGTGCTCACGGAGCGCGAGTCCGGTACGCGGCTGGTGTACGAGGGCGAGCTCGCCACGGACCTGTGGCGGGCCGGCCAGTGGTGGGGCGGACTGGTCGCGCCACGGTGGGAAGCCACGGTCGCCGCGTCGCTGGCCACGATCGGCCAGGAAGCCGAGCGACGGGCGAGGGCTGCCTGA
- a CDS encoding CDP-alcohol phosphatidyltransferase family protein — MQQSVAEMTDSRAATIALLSELRERRPAPVALVRFLDHAARRSMHQAARRPRALAELTVLHGVLCAAAAGRRPGRRWVITSWALSILHLGLLEHRTRLATADVLTLLRANLPALPGGAGRASGALAIGLDLADGRLARRQGTVSPFGDYADTFADAAYWTWLTLRHEPSRGVRLAAVAAWALPVVTVTGLALRRGTMPERPRPVLLRPAASLQAVVAFRHLTRR, encoded by the coding sequence GTGCAGCAGTCCGTAGCCGAGATGACCGACAGCCGCGCCGCCACGATCGCGCTGCTGAGCGAACTGCGCGAGCGGCGCCCCGCCCCGGTAGCCCTCGTACGCTTCCTCGATCACGCCGCCCGCCGGTCGATGCACCAGGCCGCCCGCCGCCCGCGGGCTCTGGCCGAGCTCACCGTCCTGCACGGCGTCCTGTGCGCGGCGGCCGCCGGCAGACGGCCCGGACGGCGCTGGGTGATCACCAGCTGGGCACTGTCCATCCTGCACCTGGGGCTCCTGGAACACCGCACCCGCCTGGCCACCGCAGATGTCCTGACGCTGCTGCGCGCCAACCTCCCCGCCCTGCCCGGCGGAGCCGGCCGGGCCTCCGGGGCGTTGGCGATCGGCCTCGACCTCGCCGACGGACGCCTCGCCCGCCGTCAGGGCACGGTCTCCCCGTTCGGGGACTACGCCGACACCTTCGCCGACGCCGCCTACTGGACGTGGCTCACCCTGCGCCACGAGCCCAGCCGCGGGGTACGGCTGGCGGCGGTCGCGGCCTGGGCGCTTCCCGTCGTCACGGTCACCGGTCTCGCGCTGCGGCGCGGCACGATGCCCGAGCGTCCGCGCCCCGTACTGCTTCGGCCGGCCGCCTCTCTGCAAGCCGTCGTCGCCTTCCGGCATCTCACCCGTCGCTGA
- a CDS encoding DM13 domain-containing protein, translated as MGRVTRRQRWGAGVVVGLVVAVAGLLWFKPWALWVDETVNEALPSANPSPNPSPNATSPAPTKGAPPSASASRAPSGPVTVAQGSFISHEHATKGVVKVVRLADGTHTLRLEGLDTSNGPDLRVWLSDAPVKEGKAGWDVFDDGKYVNLAKLKGNKGDQNYALPADVDWSAYPSVSIWCDRFDVSFGAAALART; from the coding sequence GTGGGGCGCGTCACGAGGAGACAGCGGTGGGGCGCGGGGGTCGTCGTGGGTCTGGTGGTGGCGGTGGCCGGGCTGCTGTGGTTCAAGCCGTGGGCGCTGTGGGTGGACGAGACGGTGAACGAGGCGCTGCCCTCCGCGAACCCGAGCCCGAACCCGAGCCCGAACGCGACCTCACCGGCGCCGACGAAGGGTGCGCCGCCCTCCGCGTCGGCCTCCCGGGCACCGTCCGGCCCGGTCACGGTCGCACAGGGCAGCTTCATCAGCCACGAGCACGCCACCAAGGGTGTGGTGAAGGTCGTTCGGCTCGCCGACGGCACCCACACGCTCCGCCTCGAGGGCCTGGACACGAGCAACGGCCCCGACCTGCGCGTCTGGCTGAGCGATGCCCCGGTGAAGGAGGGCAAGGCGGGCTGGGACGTCTTCGACGACGGGAAGTACGTCAACCTCGCCAAGCTGAAGGGCAACAAGGGCGACCAGAACTACGCACTGCCCGCCGACGTCGACTGGTCGGCGTACCCGAGCGTCAGCATCTGGTGCGACCGGTTCGACGTCTCCTTCGGCGCCGCGGCGCTCGCCCGCACCTGA
- a CDS encoding Crp/Fnr family transcriptional regulator, which translates to MNPTGDDAGKTWCISEIDIFRDLSEAEMDAIAAAAPMKAYSAGELLYSPAQPSEVLFILKKGRVRVFRVSAEGRALTCAIITPGTIFGEMVLLGQRMYDNYAEALDDVTVCVMSRADVHRFLLADARISARITEILGRRLADLEQRLSDTVFKNVAQRIATSLLTLTAAQRPAGPLRPGARHPQIALTHEQLAALAGTSRETATKVLHEFADRGLLRQARGRITVLAPDQLRDEAG; encoded by the coding sequence ATGAACCCGACCGGTGACGACGCCGGGAAGACCTGGTGCATCTCCGAGATCGACATCTTCCGGGACCTGAGCGAGGCGGAGATGGACGCCATCGCCGCCGCGGCGCCCATGAAGGCCTACAGCGCGGGCGAACTGCTCTACTCCCCCGCTCAACCCTCCGAGGTGCTGTTCATCCTCAAGAAGGGCCGGGTCCGCGTCTTCCGGGTCTCCGCCGAGGGCCGCGCTCTGACCTGCGCGATCATCACTCCCGGCACTATCTTCGGCGAGATGGTGCTGCTCGGACAGCGTATGTACGACAACTACGCCGAAGCCCTCGACGACGTCACCGTCTGCGTCATGAGCCGCGCCGACGTCCACCGCTTCCTGCTGGCCGACGCCCGCATCTCCGCCCGCATCACCGAGATCCTCGGCCGCCGCCTCGCCGACCTCGAACAACGCCTGTCCGACACCGTGTTCAAGAATGTCGCTCAGCGCATCGCCACCTCCCTGCTCACGCTCACCGCGGCCCAACGCCCGGCCGGCCCCCTGCGGCCCGGTGCGCGCCACCCACAGATCGCCTTGACCCACGAGCAGCTCGCGGCACTGGCCGGCACCTCGCGCGAGACCGCCACCAAGGTCCTCCACGAGTTCGCCGACCGCGGTCTGCTCCGACAGGCCCGCGGCCGCATCACGGTCCTGGCCCCCGACCAGCTGCGCGACGAGGCCGGATAG
- a CDS encoding sigma-70 family RNA polymerase sigma factor has protein sequence MPQPCPSPLPGGLPQPTLNAAQAAHREFLAALEPLRGELFRYCRRLTGSVWDAEDLVQEALVRAFTRAAQTHQPIERPMAWLVRIATNAYLDQVRRPAPLLVEPAERAAPAASDPAEVRDALTEMTILLAPQERAALVLKDVFDLPLKEIAALLSTTEGAVKAALHRGRRRLADPDRTTALARRTAPDRDTLDALAAAFTAYDLDGLTKLFVEHAVSDVIGVAHEVGRDQIAAGSLHHTLRLETSVVWRSEVRELDGDPLVLMWATPADGSGPEAVEDVLRAETAVGGITRLRWYYFCPDVVKDVGDRLGVPVRTHGYHV, from the coding sequence ATGCCCCAGCCCTGTCCGTCGCCCCTGCCCGGCGGTCTTCCGCAGCCCACGCTGAACGCCGCCCAGGCCGCGCACCGTGAATTCCTGGCCGCTCTTGAACCGCTGCGGGGTGAGTTGTTCCGGTACTGCCGTCGTCTGACGGGCAGCGTGTGGGACGCCGAGGACCTGGTTCAGGAGGCACTCGTCCGGGCGTTCACCCGGGCCGCGCAGACTCATCAGCCGATCGAGCGGCCGATGGCGTGGCTGGTGCGGATCGCGACGAACGCCTACCTCGACCAGGTCCGCCGCCCGGCCCCACTTCTCGTGGAACCGGCCGAGCGCGCCGCCCCGGCCGCATCCGACCCCGCCGAGGTCCGGGACGCGCTCACGGAGATGACCATCCTCCTCGCGCCCCAGGAGCGCGCCGCCCTCGTCCTCAAGGACGTCTTCGACCTGCCGTTGAAGGAGATCGCCGCCCTGCTGAGCACCACCGAGGGGGCGGTCAAGGCCGCACTGCACCGTGGCCGGCGGCGCCTGGCCGACCCGGATCGGACCACCGCGCTCGCCCGCCGCACGGCTCCCGACCGGGACACCCTCGACGCCCTCGCAGCGGCGTTCACCGCCTACGACCTGGACGGGCTGACCAAGCTCTTCGTCGAGCACGCGGTCAGCGACGTCATCGGCGTGGCCCACGAGGTCGGCCGGGACCAGATCGCCGCCGGCTCACTGCACCACACCCTGCGCTTGGAGACCTCCGTCGTCTGGCGTTCCGAAGTCCGGGAGCTGGACGGCGATCCGCTGGTCCTGATGTGGGCCACGCCGGCCGACGGCAGCGGCCCCGAGGCGGTCGAGGACGTCCTGCGCGCGGAGACGGCCGTCGGCGGCATCACACGCCTGCGCTGGTACTACTTCTGCCCCGACGTCGTGAAGGACGTCGGGGACCGACTGGGCGTCCCCGTCCGGACCCACGGCTATCACGTGTAG
- a CDS encoding class I SAM-dependent methyltransferase, protein MDSEQVKSCCAAYSSDVVALLLGDAYHPGGTALTRRLADALALPESSRVLDVASGRGTTALLLADVYGCEVDGVDYAPANTALAQGAAQAAGLAGRARFATGDAEHLPYEGGSFDAVVCECALCTFPDKARAAAEFARVLRPGGRLGITGVTADADRLPPELTGLGARIACIADARPLSQYVEILAGAGLRTLHTEHHDRAMLRMIDQIEARLNLLRMTAPARLTTAGIDLDAAPAVLRAARTAVADGALGYALLVAVQEGSRSG, encoded by the coding sequence ATGGACAGTGAACAGGTCAAATCCTGCTGCGCCGCGTACTCCTCCGACGTCGTCGCCCTGCTGCTCGGCGATGCCTACCACCCCGGCGGCACCGCGCTGACCCGACGCCTCGCCGACGCTCTCGCCCTGCCCGAGAGCAGCAGGGTCCTCGACGTCGCCTCCGGACGGGGCACCACCGCCCTGCTCCTCGCCGATGTCTACGGCTGCGAGGTCGACGGCGTGGACTACGCGCCGGCGAACACCGCCCTCGCCCAGGGTGCCGCGCAGGCCGCCGGCCTCGCCGGCCGGGCCCGGTTCGCCACCGGGGACGCCGAGCACCTCCCGTACGAGGGCGGCTCCTTCGACGCGGTGGTGTGCGAGTGCGCCCTGTGCACCTTCCCCGACAAGGCCCGCGCCGCAGCCGAGTTCGCCCGCGTGCTCAGGCCCGGTGGCCGGCTCGGCATCACCGGCGTCACCGCCGACGCCGACCGCCTGCCGCCCGAACTCACCGGCCTCGGCGCCCGCATCGCCTGCATCGCCGACGCCCGGCCTCTCTCCCAGTACGTGGAGATCCTGGCCGGCGCCGGACTGCGCACCCTACACACCGAGCACCACGACCGGGCGATGCTCCGGATGATCGACCAGATCGAGGCCCGCCTGAACCTGCTGCGCATGACCGCACCCGCCAGGCTCACCACGGCGGGCATCGACCTCGACGCCGCCCCCGCCGTCCTGCGGGCAGCCCGGACAGCCGTGGCGGACGGCGCTCTCGGATACGCCTTGCTGGTCGCTGTCCAGGAAGGCTCTCGCAGCGGCTGA